The genomic segment ATATTTTCAGCTGTGCATTTAATTAAATATTCCAATATTAATTGAAGTATACTACTCTCACTCTGTAGGAATTATTTTATTATCGATATGAATTAAAATAACTCTTTAAAATTTGGTGAAACTTCACCGTATTCTTTTAATCTGTAGTATGAATAGTTTCCTCTAGAGGCAAAAAATATCGAAACAATAAATGGTATAACTACAGTTTGAGAAAGAATCACTCCAATAGCGAATCCAATTAAGCCTAATCCCCACATACCCTTGTACATTGCCCATAATGGTCCAAAGAAGAAAGCGGCCCAATTCCATTTCCCTTTGTATGCTTCATTACTAGATTTTATTTTTTGAAACTCCGTTTGATAATAACCATTAACTTCATCGCTATTAGAACTAAAACTTGAAGTCTTGTTAGAATAATTTATACTTTGTAAACGAACCCCGCAGTTAGTACATATTTCTTGGCCATCGGTTGTTTTATTCCCACAATTTTGACAGAATTCATTTCCAGTTAAAGGCCTTCTCCCACAGTTAACACAAATTTCTGCATTTCCATTAACTTCGTTCCCGCAATGTCTGCAGTGGTAATTACTTTCTTTCTCAGTAGACGCTTTCTTTAGATTTTTAAGATTCACTCCACACTCTAAACAAAATTTTTGTCCTTCAGTCGTTTCAGTTCCACAATTATGGCAAAAATCAATACCGTTTAAAGGTTTTTTTCCACAATTCATACAATATTCAGAATTTTCATTCACTTCGGATCTACAGCTTCTACAATACATTTTAATTCCTCCATCATATTCTTTTTTTTCTTTAAGCCTGCCTTTGATTAAAGCTTTATAAGGGAATTAATATATAATCACGTATAAAGATCATATAATTTTAAAGTATTTTCTTTCCTTACCAATTATAGTTGCAAGTTCTTGATAGACTTCATTCTAATTAGATAGGTTTGAATGTATTTTAAATATTCTGAAACCCTCCTTTGGATAATTATAACATATATTACTTGAATATAGGAAGATGCATATTGGTTGGTACTGAAGAAATAGCCCGAGAAATTATTTCCGAGAACGTTACAATAGCACCAGTGAACAAGGTTATTCAAGTCAGTATCTAAACGATTATCAGACGATATAGAGGTAAGTCTGAGAAGGTTTAACTACAATGTATCTCGATTAGAGACGGAAGAATTTAGCATTAGCCATGTAGAGGAAGAATCAACCTCTTTTATAGCAGTTGAAAAAGTTTACACTGAAGTGCCAGATATCTTAACTTTTTACAAAATGAGACTCAGCTGACTTGTATAACCTTAACTGAAATTTTGGAAAAAAGTGATACATTGCGTGATTTCAAGTGAAATCCACAAGAATCTATGACTAGTTTGCACGTATCATTAATTCTAATAAGCGAATGGTGATGGTAGATGGTGCCATATAGAAGGCGACACCATTGTAGGTATCCAGCATAAAAGTGTTATCATCACATTAGTGGAACGCTTGTCGAAAGTCATTATTATTTTGAGACCCAATGGATGCAAGGCCAGTGATATTGAACTAGCTATGAATCACTGGTTTCAAGTCATTCTAAGAAACTTATTCCACACCATCACAATGCGCTTTAAACGATAATTCGACTGGTTTGCTTCGGAAAGATGGCTTGCCAAAAGAAATGGACTTTAATCAAGTCGGCCATTCGTTTGTTTCCTCCGTTGCAGACAAGAGAAATAATATTCCAAGAAAATTATTGAAGTATCAACCACCATTGGAAGTATATTTGAGCTACATGAGTGAAGCTATTCTGTCTAGCTTAATTTGACAAATTAGAAAATATAAAAAAGACAAATAATTTTAAAAATTGATGTTATAATATCTTTATTAAAGAAGGATGTATTAAATTGTTAGAAGTAGTTAATTTGGTTTTCATATATGAGGATAAATTGTAATGTACAGTTAGAAAGTTAATCTACCAGGGTATCTGTTCTAAATCTTAAATGTTACCAAGTGATGAATATTTTAACCCACTAATTTTAGAATGAACAATAGATAGCTTGCTGAGTAGATTGAAAATACATAAGTCAGAACACTATATACTAGTTTTCTGTTTATACAAAATATGTGACATTTTATAAATATTAACAATACATTTAGATTAGGAGAAAAAAATGAAATTTTGTCCAGAATGTGGTAATAAGCTTAATGAAAATGCGAAATTTTGTCCCGAGTGTGGATATAAAATTTCAGATAGTAATGGATTTGTAAACGATACCAATTCAGAAAGTGCTGTAGTTGAAAAGTTATCTTCTGAAGCCTACATAAAGAAAGCCTTAGCTCAGTCACCGCAACAAGGCATCAGTATTTCTCCGTTTGAGAATACTAAAAAATTAGTTGCTGCAGCAAAAACAATAGCAAAAGGTGTCGATCCGACTGTAATTATAGGATTGATTGACACATCTGTTATGTCGAGTGGGAAAGCAGGAGCGGTATTCACAGGTACCCATCTGTACTTAAAATCAAATTTTAATGAAGAATCTGTTATTCCTTTTGTAGGGATGAAAGGAGTTAAATACGAACTGGAAAAAGAGTTAGACCAAAATAATAAATTAACAGAGACTAAAAGTCTGCAAATTTATTATGAAGATGATAGTTGTATTAATGTTACTTCAGAAACTTTAACCATGAGTTTTCCATTTGAAACGATAGCTACAATTTTAGAAGGTATGTTAACGCAAGTTGATAGTCTTGAGTCTAAGAATCAAGTTGTTCAATTAGAAAACCTAAGACCTGAAATCATTACATTATATTTTAGAGTGATTATTGCTTATCTAAGAATGGATGACAATATTATTGATGCAGAAGAATACAAAGAATTACTGTCATTAATGACCAAAGTGAAGGTGTCAAAGCAAATTGCCGATGAATTAAGAAAATATCGATTCCAAGATAATGCTGAAGATATTGACATACTCATTAAATATTTACGGAATGAATTAGAAGTTGACAATATTTCGGCACCTATTATTTTTCAATCTTTAGGAATGGATCTTGTTTCAATGAATAAAGATATATTAGATAAATGGAACGAATCTGACTCGTTAGTTTTAATTTTTGATAAATTGAATGTAGATAAAAAGCAAGTAGAATTTACTGTAAGAAGAATAATACTTAATGAGAGAATTTATACAGAAAAGTTAGATAACAATCAGATTAAAGCTATGACAACAGAGTTGGTAGCTTTAGCTACTGGAGCAGGTATTTCATTAGGAGCTCTAGCGATTACTGGTGCAGTTTCCGGCATGGGTGCGGGAGTATCAGGTGGATTATGGGCTCTTGCTTTTGGAACCACTGGTGGTGTACTTTTAGGAGTAGCCACTGTAGCAGCGGGGGCATATGGGGCATACAAGGGAGTAAAATATTTTGCGGGAACTAGTGAATTAGAGAAGTATAGCTTCAAACAAGAGGCATTAACCAATAGGATAACTATGTTAAGAGCGGGTAATGTATACATTTTAGATGACTTGAATTATTTAATGGGCAGCATAAACGGACTAACTGAAAAAATTATTGAGCATCAACAATTAACCAAAGCAATTGTTACTAAAAGTGGAGAGCTGCTTCAACAAAAGAATGATCAAATTTTTGAAATAGCAAATAAATTGCAAATTATGAGTAATCGTGCAAAAAATATTTCAGAGTCAGGTAAAATTATTGAAAAAGAGCAAGGTTTTATGGAGTTAGAGAGCTGTTTAACTGCTCTACCAGAAGAATTAAATATTGAAAAGTTTGAAGAGTTAGTTGAATCGGACATTAATAAAGTACAATATATTAAAATTATTAATGAGGTCTATTATGAAGATGAATCGGGTAAACGCTGGATAAACAAGGAAGTCACTGTAGAAGATATAGAAAAACTTAAAAATGCAAGTGCTATTTTGGAAAGCATTAAATACAATGAAACGGCGGCTTCTACCGTGGTTCAAGGAAAAGTAATGGCCAAAAAAGGTTTCAATTCTCTAAAATCGCTATTTAGTGAGGATAAATAAATTGTTAAATCGAAAAGATCGAGAATACCTCAAAGCTATGGATAGTGCTGCAGAAATGCTTTCAGTTGATATTAAATTACGCAATAACGCCAATAATGAAATTGAACACGCAAAAAAAAATTTAAATAAGTTGAATATTTCTATGGATGACTCATTATCTGCTCAAAAGGCTCTTTTGCAAGAATTAGAACTATCTCTAAATGAACCAACTAGTGCGAATAATAATGATTTACTAGCAAAATTTAATGATTTAACTAATGTTAATGAACCTATACTTGAGAAGCTTACATTAATTGAAACTCCTGAACTATCATTCGACTGGCAGGAAGCAGTTGCAATCAATGATGCTTATGCAAAAGATCATGATATAGATTTATCTCATCCATTTGTTTCTATGTTTTCGGATGTTGAGTTTGTAGAAATTTCACAGCAAATGGTAGAAAAATTTGAGCTATTAACATTAGATAAAGAGGATTATGCGTTTGCAGCGTCAGCAGGGGTTATAGCAGGTTTAATTGATGCTATTTTTATTGGAACTATTAAAACAGGCACAGATGCTACAGGACTTCAAAAAATTGTAGATGATGGCTTTAGTAAAATGGTAAAGGCATATGGTAAAATTGAAAGAATTACTGATCTGAAAAATCAGGAAAAAAGAGCAACTACTGAAGAAGCAAAAAATAGAATAAGAAAAAAAATTGCTGATGTAAGTGAAGGTATTGTAACCGTCGCTAAAGATGGTCAAAAAACAACTCGAAAATGGGAGACAGCAGATAGTACAAAATGGTTAGAAAAGCTCCATCCAGTTAATTATGACGCCGCTACAAATAAAGTTCGTGGTGGTAATTTAAATGTTGGATTGAGACCAGATAACCATCACCTATTGTCTTTAGCACATGAGCCTAGCCTATTAGGTTTGTTAGTGGGTATTATTGACCAGATAACTGGAAAGACTACATTTAGAGATGTTAAAGGTGATATTCAGAGAGTCGTCACAGATAACATTAATAAAGACTTAGGTAGTAATCCGATAGAACAAATTATCAAGGCGACAGAAAATTGGTTTGGTCACACTATGAGTGATATAGCTGGCAGTAGCACTTCAAAAGGTAGGGGTAGTGGTTTGCCCGTACCAGGATGGTCTGCTCTACAAAAATTACAATTTGGACATATCAAGGTAAGCGAAAGAAAGCAAGACATGACAATAGCTCAGGTATCTGAATGGATGTTTAAACAAGGATATGATGTTCGAGCTTTCACAGCGCAATTAATTCCAATTTTAATTTATGAAACTTTGATAAGATCCTATTGGTTTTATAAGCAGCACTTTTTCTACGGTAAAGAAATCAAAGAAAGTTTGCCTATTGCAAATAATAGAGAGTTGGCAAGGCTATTATTAATATCTGCAGCATCCTTTTCTGCTGTAGATGTAGCACACGCTACAATTAAAAGTGGACCTGGTTCACCCCAGTTTATAGGTGTTTTTTTAATGACTGTAAATTATCCTGGGCTAATTGATTTAGGTTTTAGAAGTGTCCAAAACATTAGGAACGAAGTTCAACATAAGAAGCATGTTGAAGATATTTATGAGAAGGAAATATTGGTCGAGTATAAAAGAGTTCTAAATGAAGATAGCCTATTTTAATTTACTGTCTTTCTGTTTAACTCTGATTTATATAACACTTAATCAACACATTATAAATAAACTAAACCAATATATGATTAAGGGAGCCAACAGCAGACTCAAACGCTGTTGGCTCCTTCCACACACCCAAGTCCATTCGTTTTATCCAAAAATATTTCAAAATCGTTGGGTACATGATAAAAGCAGTGAAGGAAAACTGTAAAAAGTAGCTCATTAAAAAAATAGAATTATATCAATTATAGTAAAAACCTCACTTAGGTATAACACGGAGAACCGTATCATAAGTAAATGAGGTTTTTAAATAGTAATGAATTAACAATAAATCTTGAGTGGTGATAAAGAGTGATTTATATATGCAAGATAATATTAGGGATCTACGCGATTGAAGTATTGAAAATTATCTAAACGAAATGGTTTAGAATGTTTGTTAATCAGTTAAATGCGGATAATGATAAGAAGGAATTAAAAAAAGTAAGCACATTGGCAATAACCAACATGCTTACTTTTAAAAGATTCGAAAAATTATTTTGCGCGCTTTACTTCAATCCGATAGCCATCAGGGTCCGTCACAAAGAAATAAGAGGGTGTGCCGCCTGAAAGTCCTCTTAAATCACCTGTTTGGTAAGCAGAAGATTTACAAACTTCATGCATTTTTTCTAAGTCACTAACAGTCACACCTAAATGACTGAAGCCGTCTCCTACATTGTATGGCTCAGCATCGTAATTGTAAGTGAGTTCAATTTGTACAGAAGAACCAGGAGAATTCAGATAAACTAAATCAAATTTATCTTCAGGGAATTCTCTGCGACTGGCAATTTCAAAATCAAATAGATTAGTATAAAAGTCTAAAGTAGCTTCAATATCTCTAACACGCAGGCAAATCTCAATAAGTTCTTGTTTCATAATAATATCATCCTCCAATAGTTTCTTATTTTATTCTAGCATGAATAGGTCATATAGGCACGCCCATGTTATTTTCTATAGTGCTTTCTATTACCTCGATAGGCAAAAAGAACAGAGTTTAATCTGATAATAGGAGCATTCATTGACAAAAATATATTCTACAAAGAAATAGTTGGTAAACTAAATGAATTAACGAAATAAACAAAGTTTGTTAAAGGTGTTGAGAGAACCATATCATAAGTAAAAATAAAAATTTAGTTAGTTAAATAGGAGGAAAAATAAAATGAGGATGAAATTTGACCCAAGTAATCCTATTATCCAGCTCTGTATGAAAGGGATGGCTCTAGAAGAAAGTGGAAATTTGGATGATGCCATCGAAGCTTTTATTGAAGCATGGAACCAAACAAGTGACGACTATGAAAGATTTATTGCAGCTTATCATTTAGGATTAAGACAAAATAATGTCGACGATAAGTTAAAATGGATGGAAAAATCATTGGCCCTGGCTCTAAAAATTAATGATGATGATGTTAAGAGTGCTTATCCAACTTTATATTTAACTATCGCTAAATGTTATGAAGCAATGAATGATACTACAAATGCTAGAAAAAATAGTGAATTGTTTCATTCATGTCAAGGTAGACCGACTGACGCTGGTCCTTTTTATCATGGGTCAAAGGCAGATTTGCAAGTTGGCGATTTGCTAACAGCGGGTAAGAAATCAAATTACGAAAAAGATCTTAAAATGAACCACATCTATTTCACAGCAAATATCAATGGTGCGGGACTTGCTGCAGCATTATCAAAAGGTGAAGGAATAGAACGTGTTTATATCATAGAACCTACCGGTGAATTTGAAAACGACCCTAATGTAACTGACAAGAAATTCCCTGGTAACCTAACACGTTCTTATCGCTCCCAAAACCCTCTAAAAGTTTTGGGAGAAGTAACAGATTGGGAAAAACTGACTCATTCAGAACGACAGGAATGGGATGAAAGATTAGCTAAGAATAAAGGGGAGATTATTAACTGAAATTAACTATCATAGCAGTGCAACGGATGAGTAGTTATTTAGCATTCACGATTTTTACACTGTAATGAAAACTAATAAAGACGGAGATAATCCATTGTTAAATGATGGCTTATCTCCGACTTTTTCTGCTGTTATTGATATAAATCATTTAGGATTTTAGTACAATAATGCATA from the Carnobacterium inhibens subsp. inhibens DSM 13024 genome contains:
- a CDS encoding double zinc ribbon domain-containing protein; translation: MYCRSCRSEVNENSEYCMNCGKKPLNGIDFCHNCGTETTEGQKFCLECGVNLKNLKKASTEKESNYHCRHCGNEVNGNAEICVNCGRRPLTGNEFCQNCGNKTTDGQEICTNCGVRLQSINYSNKTSSFSSNSDEVNGYYQTEFQKIKSSNEAYKGKWNWAAFFFGPLWAMYKGMWGLGLIGFAIGVILSQTVVIPFIVSIFFASRGNYSYYRLKEYGEVSPNFKELF
- a CDS encoding zinc-ribbon domain-containing protein, which produces MKFCPECGNKLNENAKFCPECGYKISDSNGFVNDTNSESAVVEKLSSEAYIKKALAQSPQQGISISPFENTKKLVAAAKTIAKGVDPTVIIGLIDTSVMSSGKAGAVFTGTHLYLKSNFNEESVIPFVGMKGVKYELEKELDQNNKLTETKSLQIYYEDDSCINVTSETLTMSFPFETIATILEGMLTQVDSLESKNQVVQLENLRPEIITLYFRVIIAYLRMDDNIIDAEEYKELLSLMTKVKVSKQIADELRKYRFQDNAEDIDILIKYLRNELEVDNISAPIIFQSLGMDLVSMNKDILDKWNESDSLVLIFDKLNVDKKQVEFTVRRIILNERIYTEKLDNNQIKAMTTELVALATGAGISLGALAITGAVSGMGAGVSGGLWALAFGTTGGVLLGVATVAAGAYGAYKGVKYFAGTSELEKYSFKQEALTNRITMLRAGNVYILDDLNYLMGSINGLTEKIIEHQQLTKAIVTKSGELLQQKNDQIFEIANKLQIMSNRAKNISESGKIIEKEQGFMELESCLTALPEELNIEKFEELVESDINKVQYIKIINEVYYEDESGKRWINKEVTVEDIEKLKNASAILESIKYNETAASTVVQGKVMAKKGFNSLKSLFSEDK
- a CDS encoding lactoylglutathione lyase, yielding MKQELIEICLRVRDIEATLDFYTNLFDFEIASRREFPEDKFDLVYLNSPGSSVQIELTYNYDAEPYNVGDGFSHLGVTVSDLEKMHEVCKSSAYQTGDLRGLSGGTPSYFFVTDPDGYRIEVKRAK
- the arr gene encoding NAD(+)--rifampin ADP-ribosyltransferase, with the protein product MRMKFDPSNPIIQLCMKGMALEESGNLDDAIEAFIEAWNQTSDDYERFIAAYHLGLRQNNVDDKLKWMEKSLALALKINDDDVKSAYPTLYLTIAKCYEAMNDTTNARKNSELFHSCQGRPTDAGPFYHGSKADLQVGDLLTAGKKSNYEKDLKMNHIYFTANINGAGLAAALSKGEGIERVYIIEPTGEFENDPNVTDKKFPGNLTRSYRSQNPLKVLGEVTDWEKLTHSERQEWDERLAKNKGEIIN